A window from Culex pipiens pallens isolate TS chromosome 3, TS_CPP_V2, whole genome shotgun sequence encodes these proteins:
- the LOC120427548 gene encoding uncharacterized protein LOC120427548, producing the protein CYSGGYGGADHGKGGEYGGHGSSHGSAYGGSYGGSHSESHSSKGGYEGSYGGSHSEHGSAKGGYEGSYGGAHSEGKGGYGGAHGAAKGGYEAAYGGHGESHGAGKGGYEAASYGGAYGGHGAAKGGYEAAYGGGSHGAGKGGYGAATYGGGHGAASHGGSYGGHESAKGGYEAASYGASYGGHGAKGGYEASHGYGAEKGGYGASHGASHGSYGGASYGGSHGGAGKGGYGGHGAAAHGSYGGSYGGSHDAGKGGYEAAYGGSHGGHGASHGAYGGAHGGAGKGGYGGHGAAAHGSYGGSYGGGHGAGKGGYEAAYGGSHGGHGASHGSYGGGYGGSHGGHGASHGGSYGGHESYGHGVASHGGYGSHGGSYGGSYGGGHESSHGGGHGGYRSASYASGAAHGVSYGGSGKVSCGANLLVGCAPSVAKVPCVPTKAGGYGGYAAGGHYRSVQAEESDDSDSPAPSM; encoded by the coding sequence TGTTACAGCGGTGGATACGGCGGTGCTGATCACGGCAAGGGTGGAGAGTACGGTGGCCACGGATCGTCCCACGGATCGGCTTACGGTGGATCGTACGGAGGATCGCACAGCGAGTCTCACAGCTCGAAGGGCGGCTACGAGGGTTCATACGGTGGATCGCACAGCGAGCATGGCAGTGCCAAGGGCGGCTACGAAGGATCGTACGGTGGAGCTCACAGTGAAGGAAAGGGAGGTTACGGAGGTGCTCACGGAGCAGCGAAGGGCGGTTACGAGGCAGCGTACGGCGGTCACGGAGAATCGCACGGTGCTGGCAAGGGAGGTTACGAGGCAGCATCGTACGGTGGAGCGTACGGAGGTCACGGAGCGGCTAAGGGAGGTTACGAAGCAGCGTACGGAGGAGGATCGCACGGTGCTGGCAAGGGAGGTTACGGAGCGGCGACGTACGGCGGTGGCCATGGAGCGGCATCGCACGGAGGTTCCTACGGTGGTCACGAATCAGCAAAGGGAGGTTACGAGGCAGCATCGTATGGCGCATCTTACGGTGGTCATGGAGCCAAGGGAGGTTACGAAGCATCGCACGGATACGGTGCAGAGAAGGGTGGTTATGGAGCATCGCACGGAGCGTCCCATGGATCGTACGGTGGAGCGTCTTACGGTGGATCGCACGGAGGTGCAGGAAAGGGTGGTTACGGAGGTCACGGTGCGGCTGCCCACGGTTCATACGGAGGTTCTTACGGTGGATCACATGACGCCGGCAAAGGAGGTTACGAAGCAGCTTACGGAGGATCTCACGGTGGTCATGGCGCTTCCCATGGTGCGTACGGTGGAGCTCACGGCGGTGCAGGAAAGGGTGGCTATGGAGGTCACGGTGCGGCAGCCCATGGATCGTACGGAGGATCTTACGGTGGAGGTCATGGCGCTGGAAAGGGTGGTTACGAAGCTGCATACGGAGGATCCCACGGTGGTCATGGAGCGTCCCACGGATCATACGGCGGTGGTTACGGAGGATCTCATGGTGGTCATGGAGCGTCTCACGGTGGATCATACGGAGGACACGAGTCGTACGGCCACGGAGTAGCTTCCCATGGTGGCTATGGATCTCACGGAGGATCTTACGGTGGCTCCTACGGCGGAGGACACGAATCATCCCACGGTGGCGGACACGGAGGATATCGTTCAGCTTCTTACGCATCTGGTGCCGCGCATGGTGTCTCGTACGGTGGTTCCGGAAAGGTTTCGTGCGGAGCCAACCTGCTGGTCGGATGCGCCCCATCAGTGGCAAAGGTCCCGTGCGTCCCAACCAAGGCCGGAGGCTACGGAGGATATGCTGCCGGCGGACATTACCGATCTGTGCAGGCCGAAGAAAGTGACGACAGTGACAGCCCCGCCCCGTCGATGTAA
- the LOC120427549 gene encoding uncharacterized protein LOC120427549, translated as MKFVIVLALVVVATLGPVCAAPANSDALQVVAAEQDATTTDEKTVDVELSDAATDNKLSEEPGTDGDVDDTRSKRSVACTDIVGANGETETVCDEDQDAAASEPDNAQQRYASGGKGGDGYGGGKGESSYG; from the coding sequence ATGAAGTTCGTGATCGTATTAGCCCTCGTCGTCGTGGCCACCCTTGGCCCGGTTTGTGCCGCGCCGGCCAACTCGGATGCGCTCCAGGTGGTAGCCGCTGAGCAGGACGCAACCACCACCGACGAGAAGACGGTGGACGTTGAGCTGAGTGACGCCGCGACCGACAACAAACTGTCCGAGGAGCCAGGTACCGACGGTGACGTTGATGATACGCGTTCTAAACGGTCAGTTGCTTGTACCGATATCGTAGGCGCGAACGGCGAAACCGAAACCGTGTGCGACGAGGATCAGGATGCGGCGGCCAGCGAGCCGGACAACGCGCAGCAGCGGTACGCCTCCGGCGGCAAGGGAGGGGACGGGTACGGAGGCGGCAAGGGAGAATCCTCGTACGGGTAA